One Phoenix dactylifera cultivar Barhee BC4 chromosome 14, palm_55x_up_171113_PBpolish2nd_filt_p, whole genome shotgun sequence DNA window includes the following coding sequences:
- the LOC103706101 gene encoding probable glycosyltransferase 2 has translation MGQGRDRGGLPTARSGGGSRRRQIQKTLNNLKITVLCGFVTILVLRGTIGVGNLGRPGGDADSDQKVIEDIDRILREIRSDSDPDDEERPPLDSSSNSTSLSAVNSTVAAAAHAAAKNYTLGPKISDWDEQRRRWLTENPGFPSQVAGGNPRILLVTGSPPNPCDNPMGDHYLLKSTKNKIDYCRLHGIEIVYNMAHLDRELAGYWAKLPLLRRLMLSHPEVEWIWWMDSDALFTDMAFEIPISRYDAHNLVIHGYPDLLFDQHSWIALNTGSFLLRNCQWSLDLLDAWAPMGPKGPIREEAGRILTANLKGRPAFEADDQSALIYLLLSQQDRWGDKVYIENSYYLHGFWAGLVERYEEMMEKYHPGLGDERWPFVTHFVGCKPCGSYGDYPVEKCLGSMERAFNFADNQVLRLYGFGHRGLSSPKIKRIRNQTAAPLEVKEQLNLQARISSR, from the coding sequence ATGGGTCAAGGGAGGGACCGTGGCGGCCTCCCCACCGCCCGATCGGGCGGCGGATCTCGCCGGCGGCAGATTCAGAAGACCTTGAACAACCTCAAGATCACCGTCCTCTGCGGCTTCGTCACCATCCTCGTCCTCCGCGGCACCATCGGCGTCGGAAACCTTGGCAGACCCGGCGGCGACGCCGACTCCGACCAGAAGGTCATCGAGGACATCGACCGCATCCTCCGCGAGATCCGCTCCGATTCGGACCCCGACGACGAAGAGCGCCCGCCTCTCGACTCCTCCTCCAACTCGACCTCCCTCTCCGCAGTCAATTCCAcagtcgccgccgccgcccacgCGGCGGCCAAGAACTACACCCTCGGCCCCAAGATCTCCGACTGGGATGAGCAGCGCCGGCGGTGGCTGACGGAGAACCCGGGCTTCCCGTCCCAGGTCGCCGGCGGCAATCCCCGGATCCTCCTCGTCACCGGATCGCCGCCCAACCCTTGCGACAACCCCATGGGCGACCACTACCTTCTCAAATCCACCAAGAATAAGATCGACTACTGCCGCCTCCACGGCATCGAGATCGTCTACAACATGGCCCATTTGGATCGGGAGCTCGCGGGGTACTGGGCCAAGCTCCCGCTGCTCCGCCGCCTGATGCTCTCCCACCCGGAGGTGGAGTGGATCTGGTGGATGGACAGCGACGCTCTCTTCACCGACATGGCCTTCGAGATCCCGATCTCCCGCTACGACGCCCACAATCTTGTCATCCATGGCTACCCGGATCTCCTCTTCGACCAGCATTCTTGGATTGCCCTCAACACCGGCAGCTTCCTCCTCCGCAATTGCCAGTGGTCGCTGGATCTTCTCGACGCCTGGGCTCCGATGGGTCCCAAGGGGCCGATTCGGGAGGAGGCCGGCCGGATCCTCACTGCGAACCTCAAAGGCCGGCCGGCGTTCGAGGCCGACGACCAGTCCGCCTTGATTTACCTCCTGCTGTCGCAGCAGGACCGGTGGGGCGACAAGGTCTACATCGAGAATTCCTATTACCTCCACGGTTTTTGGGCCGGCCTGGTGGAGCGTtacgaggagatgatggagaagTACCACCCGGGGCTCGGGGACGAGAGATGGCCCTTCGTGACACACTTTGTCGGGTGCAAGCCCTGCGGTAGCTACGGGGATTACCCGGTGGAGAAGTGCCTTGGCAGCATGGAGAGGGCCTTCAACTTTGCCGACAACCAGGTCCTCCGGCTCTATGGATTTGGTCACAGGGGCTTGTCGAGCCCCAAGATCAAGCGGATCAGGAACCAGACGGCAGCCCCTCTCGAGGTCAAGGAGCAGCTGAACCTCCAAGCTAGAATATCCAGTCGATGA
- the LOC103706093 gene encoding serine/threonine-protein kinase D6PKL2: protein MPDDLADDLQSMSFGSSDRSASETVSTTSTGSGSSSSSGPIKPHSAGDPCFDAVRRLRSDGGGGTLALSDLRFVQRLGSGDIGSVYLAELKCGGREGCVVAAKVMDKKELEGRHKEGRARTERDILEILDHPFLPNLYAIAENERWSCLLTEFCPGGDLHVLRQRQPRKRFDESAVRFYASEVVVALEYIHMLGIVYRDLKPENVLVRSDGHIMLTDFDLSLKCDGPTSTTAHLISDHNPRPAPPSSAVSASAPDHHHHPAASCILPSCIVPAVSCFHPKRRHRWKLGRRGNASGLEFVAEPVELRSLSFVGTHEYLAPEIVSGEGHGSTVDWWTLGVFIFELLHGVTPFKGSDNELTLANIVARALEFPKEPSVSASAKDLIAGLLVKDPARRMGSTMGATAIKRHPFFNGVNWALLRCAVPPYVPSPFSISGSSRDVSDDSSPGTPVEYY, encoded by the exons ATGCCGGACGATCTCGCCGACGACCTACAGAGCATGAGCTTCGGCTCGTCGGACCGCTCCGCCTCCGAGACTGTCTCCACCACCTCCACCGGCTccggctcctcctcctcctccggtcCCATCAAGCCCCACTCCGCCGGCGATCCCTGCTTCGACGCTGTCCGGCGTCTCAGATCCGATGGCGGCGGCGGGACGCTCGCGCTCTCCGATCTGAGATTCGTGCAGCGGCTCGGAAGCGGGGACATCGGGAGCGTGTACCTGGCGGAGCTCAAGTGCGGCGGGCGCGAAGGATGCGTGGTGGCCGCGAAGGTGATGGACAAGAAGGAGCTGGAGGGGCGGCATAAGGAGGGGCGGGCGAGGACGGAGAGAGATATCTTGGAGATCTTGGACCATCCTTTCCTGCCGAACCTGTACGCGATCGCGGAGAACGAGCGGTGGTCGTGCCTCCTTACTGAGTTCTGCCCCGGCGGCGATCTCCACGTCCTCCGGCAGCGGCAGCCCCGGAAGCGGTTCGACGAGTCCGCCGTCAG ATTTTACGCGTCGGAGGTGGTGGTGGCCCTCGAGTACATCCACATGCTGGGCATCGTCTACCGCGATCTCAAGCCCGAGAACGTCCTCGTCCGATCCGACGGCCACATCATGCTTACCGACTTCGACCTCTCCCTCAAGTGCGACGGTCCCACCTCCACCACCGCCCACCTCATCTCCGACCACAACCCCCGCCCCGCCCCGCCCTCCTCCGCCGTCTCCGCCTCCGCCCccgaccaccaccaccaccccgcCGCCTCCTGCATCCTCCCCAGCTGCATCGTGCCCGCCGTCTCCTGCTTCCACCCCAAGCGCCGCCACCGCTGGAAGCTTGGCCGCCGCGGCAACGCCAGCGGTCTCGAGTTCGTCGCCGAGCCCGTGGAACTCCGCTCCTTATCCTTCGTCGGCACCCACGAGTACCTCGCCCCGGAGATCGTCTCCGGCGAGGGCCACGGCAGCACCGTCGACTGGTGGACCCTCGGTGTCTTCATCTTCGAGCTCCTCCACGGCGTCACGCCCTTCAAAGGCTCCGACAACGAGCTAACGCTCGCCAACATCGTCGCCCGGGCGCTCGAGTTCCCGAAAGAACCCTCGGTGTCGGCGTCGGCGAAGGACCTTATCGCCGGGTTACTAGTCAAAGACCCGGCTAGGCGGATGGGGTCCACGATGGGCGCGACGGCGATCAAACGGCACCCGTTCTTTAACGGCGTCAACTGGGCGTTACTTAGGTGCGCGGTCCCGCCCTATGTCCCGTCGCCCTTCAGTATCAGTGGTAGCAGCCGGGACGTGTCGGACGACAGCAGTCCCGGCACGCCGGTGGAGTACTATTAG